CTCGAGGCGGCTGAGACCGGTGGCGACGACGGTGGGGCTCTTCCCGGGCACGAGGCGCAGGATCTCGCGGCCTTCGGTCGGGTCGAGGCCGTCGGGGGGCGGGCCGTGGTGGCTGATGTAGAGAGAGCCATCGAGGTTGACGGCGAGCCAACGCGGAGATCGAAGACCGGTGGCCAGCACGGTGAGGGCGCCGGTCGCCTCGAGACGGAGGATGCGGCCGCCGCCCTCCTCGGTGATGAGGAGCCGACCTGTGAGATCGAGCGCGAGGCCGGCCGGGCGCTGGAGCCCGGAGACGGCAATCGTGACGACGCCTGTGGGCGAGATCTTGTAGACCACGCCGGCCCCGGCGTCGGAGACGTACGCCGTCGCATCGAAAGTCACGGCCACGCCAACCAGCTCCTGGCTTCCGTCGAGCAGGAGCTCGATGGGGGCCAGGGCGTTGATCGTCTGCACCGGCGCCTGGCCGGTGGAGGGCACGAGGCCGACCACGACCGCCAGGAGGCCCACGCTCAAGACGCGCTTCATCATCCTCGCCTCATGCGGATGCGCCGCGGAAGCTCTGATTCATTGCGCCGGGGTCACCGGAATCTCGCGGCCGGACTTCGTGATGTACGCGACCTCCGACGCGCCACCGTAGACCGTCGTGACGCGCACGCGCTCGACTTCCTCGCCTTCCGCGAAGACGGGGCCGCCCCCGCCCAGGCTAATCAGCGTGAACGTCGTCGAGGCGCTGATGATGCTCGGTTGATTCGTGGGGACGGTGACGCTGGCGCTCGCTGTTGAGGAGGCGACCGAACCGGTGAGCCCTGTGCTCACGGCGGAGCTGACGGCGTCCGACTGTCCCTTGACGGTCACGGTCACGGTCGTGCCGAGCGGAATGTTGGACGCGGCCAGGCTGACCGTCACCGGGTTCGCCGTGGTGCCGGGCAGCGTAATGTCAGGGTTCGAGAAGGACCCGGTCGGCGAGGCGGGCGCCGCCACGCCGGCGACGGAGGTGATCCTCAAGCTCGGCGCGTTCGCCGGCGTGACCGTCCCCGGCGAGGCGGCGGACAGCGTTTGCTGCGCCGCCCCTGGGAAGGCGGCGGTCAGCGTGTTGTTGAATGCCTCGACGCGGACGCGACCGGCACTGCCGGATGCGACACTGGAGGCAACGGAGGCGCCGCTGACGTTAATCGTTCCCCCACTTCCGGTGATCGTGGTCGCAATGAGCCGCACCGCGCCACCGCTTCCGTTGCCGCCCGCGCCAAGGCTGGCGGACGAGGTTATTCCGCCCCGCCCTCCCCCAGCCAGGATGCTGCCGGTGAACGTGATCGTTCCCGACGAGGCGATCAGCAGCGCGCCTCCTCCACCACCACCTCCGCCCGCGCTGTTCCCGAGCGCCGCGCCGCCGCCTCCACCGCCCGACCCTCCTATGGGAGGAAGCAACGTCGCCGTGCCATAAGCCGCTCCGCCCGCGCTGCCAGCCGGTTGGCCCCCGAAAATTGCAGGTCCGTTGCTCCCCGACGTAGCGAAGCCCCCGCCCCCACCGCTGCTGCCGGCGACACCGCCGCCTGCACCGCCTCCGGGCCCCAGACCTGAGCCGCCGGTCGTGGAAACGACCCCATTGGCGCCCGCGCCCCCATCAAAGCCTCCCGCCCCGCCGGCTCCTGCATTACTCGTCACGACGGTGGCTCCTATGAGGGCGCCGCCGGCATTCGCTCCAGCCACGTCGACGATGCCCGCGATCGTGACGTTGCCGCTGGCGAGGAGCGTGACCGGGGTGTTCGTCGCGTTGCGCGTGAACCTCACGGTGACGCCGACCGGGATGTTGATCGTCGTGAAGTTGAACACGCCATTGGGCGGCAGCGTCAGCGTCGTGGTCGTCGTCGGGCTGAAGGCGCCGTCGGCTCCGGTGCTCCCGCTGCTGAACGTCTGCGCGAGGGCGGGTGAGCCGCCAAGGGCCAGCAGTCCAATGAACGCGCCGATTGCTGATCGTGTGAGATGACGCATCGTCCTCGTCCTCCTGACCCGCATCGCTCACTGCACCGTGAACAGGTTGCCGCCCGTCCCCGCGGCGGTGGATGTCCGTGCCGGGGTGGCGATCTGCACGACCCGGGCACCGAGGGCGGCTCCTGCGGCAATCGAGATCGTCGCCGTCGCCTGAGTTCCGTCTGGGTTGACCGCCAGGTTCGTCACCGTGATACTCGCGTCAGCCGCGTTACTCCGGAGAAAGGTGAGACTGGTGGCTCCGGAGAATCCGACCCCGGTGATCGTGATCGAGAAACTCGTGGTGCCGGCAGTGGCACTCACCGGCGAGATCGAAGTGATGACGGGCTCGAGTGCCACGCCGACCTCTGGTGTCACCACGAACGCGGTCGCGGGGGCCACCTGAACGCCGACGGCTCCGGCCACGGCGGCGGCGAGCGCGGGAGCAACCTGAACGCCGATCTGCCCAGCGACGGCCAGGGACGTCGGGACGGCGACGTGCACGCTGACGGAGCTGGTGAGGTTCTTGTCGACTGTCCGTTGGGCAAACGTCACGCTGACCCTCGGCGAGATAAGAAACGCCAGGGGCCGTGGGGTGATCGTGATCGAGGCCGATGCGCTCAACGTCCGGTCATCGGCGTGCTCGGCGGTGATGGTCACAGTGGACGGCGCGGGAACTGTCGCCGGGGCGGTATAGAAACCTTCCGTCGAGATCGTCCCCACGGTGGGGTCGCCGCCGACAATCCCGTTGACGCTCCAGCTCACCGACGCCGTCGAGCCTCCGTCGTCGGTCGCCGTGAACTGCTGCGTGGCGTCTGTGAAGAGCGTCGCAGTGGTCGGGCTAACGGTGATGGTGCCGAGCACCGTGAAGGGCGTCGGCGAGGTCGCCGACCCCAAGGGCGTCGTCACCGTGATCGGGCCCGTGGTGGCGCCGGTGGGAACGGACGTCACGATGCGATTCGGCGCCGCCGCCGTGACGGTGGCCGCCGTCCCGTTGAAGACGACGCTGTTCTGGCTGGGCGTGGCGCTGAAGCCCTTGCCGAAGATCTGGACAGTCGTGCCGACCTTGCCCTTGTTCGGGCTGACCAGGGTGATGCCGACGGCGCCCGGGATGGCCGCGGCGTCGAAGCGATCGACCCGCAGGAGATTTCCGGTCGCGTCGTAGGTATAGGTCCCGACGTTGCCCTGTTGATCCACGACGGCGATCAGGCGGTTGAGGTCGTCGTAGACGTAGTGGATCGCCGCCTGCTGACTGGTGGCGGGGACGGGGGCGAGCAGCAGGCAGGCGACGAGCCCAACAAGCAACGTCGGCCGGAGGCGTCTTTGTAGAGTCTGCACGGCCGCGAGCACAATCGTCGACCGAAGCGTCCAGGTCAATGGACGGTTCCGCTGAAAAAATGGACGGTTCCGCTGCCTAAAAATGAGTCAGCGAATTCACGCTTGCGCGGTCGGTGCGAATTAGGGTAATGAACTTGACCACCGCCGCGACACTCCTCAAGGGGGAGGCGCCCGTGGCCCTAACCCGATCGAGAAAACTGGTCGTGTTGGTCGTCGACGACGACGACGGTGTCTGCGCCGCCCTCACCCTCGTTCTTGAAGAGGAGTACGAGGTCCTCACGGCCGAGGACGGCCCGAAGGCGCTCGAACTCCTCCGCTCGCGCCGGCCCGATGTCATCCTGCTGGACATCCTGATGCCCGGTATGGGCGGTCTTGAAGTACTGGCGCGAATGAAGGAAGCCGACCCCCAGGTCGCGGTCATTCTCGTCACCGCCGTCAACGAGGTGGGGACGGCTGTGAAAGGGATGAAGCTCGGCGCCCTCGATTACATCACCAAGCCGTGGAACGAGTCGGCGCTGCTCGCCAGCGTCCGGGGCGCGGCGAGTCGCCAGGGTGCGCCCCGCGGGGTCCTCCTGATCGGCGACGACATGGGGCCGCTGGCAGCGCTGCAGCTCGCGCTCGAGCAGAATGTCCGCGTGACGACACTCCCGCCGGCCGCCGTGGGGCTTCCCGGGCTGGAGCGCGCGCCGGCGCTCGTGATCTTCGACAGCATGCTCGCCCCTGAGGCGGCCGCCGGGTTCGTGCGGGCCCTGCGCGAGCGCTTTGCCCGCGTGCCACTGATGGTGATGACGAGGGACATCCACATGGCCATGCGAGTGCCCGAGCTGGCCGCCCTGGCGCCCGCGAGGCTGATCGAAAAGCCCTATCGCCTCAACGAGGTGCTCAGCCGGATCGCGGCTCTCCTGTCTCCCCGCGTCCGACTGAACGGGTCGTGGAGGTACCTCGGCCCCCACGTGCACCGCGCGATCGATCACATGGCAGCCCACTACCAGGAGCCGCTCAGCGTATCGGACATGGCCCAGGCCGTGGGCCTCTCCGTGGACCGCCTGACCCACGTCTTCCGCGACGGGCTCGGCGTGGCAGTGAAGGACTACTTAGAACGGCTGAGGGTCACCGTGGGGCGGCGCCTCTTGGCGGAGACGGACTTGAAGATGGACGAGGTGGGTCAGCGCTGCGGCTTCGCCGATGCCTCGCACTTCTCCCGCGTGTTCATGGATCACACAGGGACACGCCCGGGCGAGTATCGCCGCCGCTCGGCCGTCCTCCGCGGCGCTTAGCACCGTCCGCCCTGCCCTGTCGACGACAGGAACTCCCGGGCGCGCGAAGGCGTAGACCACGGTTATCATCGCCGCGATAGCAGCGCGAATCTCGCCGGGCGCGCGCCGCGTAGGCTACTACCGCGCCCACTTTCTGGACAGCATCCGCCCGGACGGCATCGTTTGCCTCGAGTGCGGGAAGCTGCGCAAGACGCTCGGCACCCACGCCCGCCTCAGGCACCGGACGACGTTGGACGATTACCGGGAGAAGTGGGGCTTCAACCGCCAGACAGCGTTCGTCGCGGCCGACACCGCCGCCCGCCTCCGGCGCCTGGCCCTCAAGCGCAACCTCGGTGCCCATGGCTCAGCCGAGCTCCTCGCCAAAGCCCGAGCCGCGCGGCGCCGGAAAGACCTGGCCAGGCGCCCGGAGGCGCGCCTCAAAGACGGCGCGGCCAAGAAGCAGCTCTACGCCAGTGGCTGGCAGCCCCGCCGTTACCGGAAAGTCGACGACCGGACCCTCCGGCGCCTGGCCAGAGAGGGCCTCGACACCAAGCGAATCGCGCGGAAAGCGGGGCTCTCCATCGACCAGACGCGCAGCCGACTGCAGGCGCTGGGTCTGCTCCCGCCCCACCGGCGGCGCCGCCTGGTCGACCGTCAACGGATCCTCGCGCTTCGACGCGAGGGGCTCTGGCCGCTCGAGATCGCCCGCCGGATGCGCATCAGGCGGCAGCTCGTCCTCAAGATCCTCTGGATCTTCCGTGGCCAGGGCGTCAGGGTGCCGACGCCGCGCCGGCCGCGGCCGATCAAGAAACGCCGCGTCACCGACGACGAGTTCCTCCGCGCGTTCCGCCGCGCCGGCACGCCGGCCCAGATGGCCGCGCGTCTGGGCGTGTCGCGAGCGTACGTGATCTACAAGACCTGGTACCTCCGCCAGCGCAGCCTCATCGCCCCGGTCTCTCGCCCGCGAACGAGGGGGCGTCGCGCGAAACTCAGGCGGGCGCGACCTCGATCATCGCGTCGAAGGCTGCCTGTCCCGCGCCGAACGCGAAAAGATCGACGGCGGGGTCGGGAATCGAGGGACGCCCGGACGTCAGCCGATTGAGGCCTTCCCAGCCGTCCCGCATCCACACCGTGCCCGCCGGGATCTTGTCGGTGACCCGCGCGCGGGCCCGGAACTCCCCCCGCTCGTTGTAGAGGCGGATCGGCGCGCCGTCGCCCACGCCACGGGCCGCCGCGTCCGAAGGCGCGATCCAGAGGTAGGGCTCGGGATCGGCCTTGGCCAGGGTGGGCAGGGCGCGCCCGTGCTCGTAGAAGCCGTGGAACTGCGTCAGCGTCCGCCCCTGGCGGAACGCGAGCGGATAGGACGAGGCGGGCAGGTCCTCGTACACCGGCAGCGGCGGGAGCCCGAGCGCCTGCGCCCGCTCGGAGTAGAACTCGATCTTGCCCGAGGGCGTGTCGAACCGAAAATCCGGGTAGGCGACGGGCGAGATCCGCAGGGCGCGGATGCCGCCCTCGGCGCGGAGTGCGGCGACCGTCGCGTGACCCGTGGAGGGGTGGTCCAGGATCGCGTCGATCGGTCCCTCCTCGGATGGCCACGGAAAGAACTCGCTGAGGCCGAGCCGCTGCCCGAGCTCCCTGAGGACCCACGTCAGCGAGCGCGTCTGCCCCGGCGGCTCGAGGACTTTCGGCATCAGATAGAGGTGCGTGTTCGTGCTCTTGCAGCCCACCTCCTCCAGCCAGCCGGTGGCGGGCAGGACCACGTCGGCAAAGCGCCGCGCGGTGTCGTTGAGGAACAGGTCGTAGCTCACGCAGAGCTCGGTGCGGGCGAGCCCCTCGGCGACCTCGGCGGCATCGGCGAACGAGGACACCATGTCGGTCCCGAACAGGAGGAGCGCGCGCACGCGCCGCTCGAGGAGCGCCTCGGTCATGCGCGCCATCTGGTTCGGCACGTAGTCTCCGGGCGGACGCCGGTCGAGGACCGCGATGCTCCGCAACGCCTGGCCGTGAACGGACGCGCCGTGGCGCGGCCCCAGGCCACCGCCCGGCACCCCCACATTGCCGGTGAGCGCGGGCAGGCAGCCGACCGCGCGGCCGCCCTGCCAGCCGTTCGCGCCTTTGTGCATCGAGCTGCCGCCCAGCACGATCATGGCGGGCCTGGTGGTCGCGTAGCGCCGCGCCAGCGCGGCGATGCGGTCGGCCGGGATACCCGTGACGCGCGCGGCCCAGGTCGGAGAGTGCTCGGCGACGTGAGCTCTCAGCTCGTCGAAGCCGACGGTGTGGCCGGCGACGAACTGGCGGTCGTACAGCTTGTCCCCGATGATCACGTGCATCATCGCGAGCGCGAGCGCCGCGTCGGTCCCGGGGCGCACGAGGAACATCTCGTCCGCCTGCGCGGTGGCTTCGGTCTCGCGCACGTCGATGGCGACGACGTGGGCGCCGCGGCGCCGGGCCGCCGTGAGGTGGCGCGCGGTGTTGGGCTGGGAGGCCAGGTTCG
This portion of the Candidatus Methylomirabilota bacterium genome encodes:
- a CDS encoding RHS repeat domain-containing protein, giving the protein MLVGLVACLLLAPVPATSQQAAIHYVYDDLNRLIAVVDQQGNVGTYTYDATGNLLRVDRFDAAAIPGAVGITLVSPNKGKVGTTVQIFGKGFSATPSQNSVVFNGTAATVTAAAPNRIVTSVPTGATTGPITVTTPLGSATSPTPFTVLGTITVSPTTATLFTDATQQFTATDDGGSTASVSWSVNGIVGGDPTVGTISTEGFYTAPATVPAPSTVTITAEHADDRTLSASASITITPRPLAFLISPRVSVTFAQRTVDKNLTSSVSVHVAVPTSLAVAGQIGVQVAPALAAAVAGAVGVQVAPATAFVVTPEVGVALEPVITSISPVSATAGTTSFSITITGVGFSGATSLTFLRSNAADASITVTNLAVNPDGTQATATISIAAGAALGARVVQIATPARTSTAAGTGGNLFTVQ
- a CDS encoding response regulator encodes the protein MNLTTAATLLKGEAPVALTRSRKLVVLVVDDDDGVCAALTLVLEEEYEVLTAEDGPKALELLRSRRPDVILLDILMPGMGGLEVLARMKEADPQVAVILVTAVNEVGTAVKGMKLGALDYITKPWNESALLASVRGAASRQGAPRGVLLIGDDMGPLAALQLALEQNVRVTTLPPAAVGLPGLERAPALVIFDSMLAPEAAAGFVRALRERFARVPLMVMTRDIHMAMRVPELAALAPARLIEKPYRLNEVLSRIAALLSPRVRLNGSWRYLGPHVHRAIDHMAAHYQEPLSVSDMAQAVGLSVDRLTHVFRDGLGVAVKDYLERLRVTVGRRLLAETDLKMDEVGQRCGFADASHFSRVFMDHTGTRPGEYRRRSAVLRGA
- a CDS encoding MucR family transcriptional regulator — its product is MRPDGIVCLECGKLRKTLGTHARLRHRTTLDDYREKWGFNRQTAFVAADTAARLRRLALKRNLGAHGSAELLAKARAARRRKDLARRPEARLKDGAAKKQLYASGWQPRRYRKVDDRTLRRLAREGLDTKRIARKAGLSIDQTRSRLQALGLLPPHRRRRLVDRQRILALRREGLWPLEIARRMRIRRQLVLKILWIFRGQGVRVPTPRRPRPIKKRRVTDDEFLRAFRRAGTPAQMAARLGVSRAYVIYKTWYLRQRSLIAPVSRPRTRGRRAKLRRARPRSSRRRLPVPRRTRKDRRRGRESRDARTSAD
- a CDS encoding molybdopterin-dependent oxidoreductase produces the protein MLDRRVIRTMCPMNCHPTLCGMLVEVEQGRLVGVTGDRDNPDSQGFLCIRGQASREIIDNPRRLLHPLVRGRRTDDWRRATWDEALDLIVTKMRAVGREAVGTWSGHGLLANNYGTRINSELLRRFANLYGCQWWSGTIICWGLGAFGAGLTGVLEVHTKEDMGAHSAFIVLWGANLASQPNTARHLTAARRRGAHVVAIDVRETEATAQADEMFLVRPGTDAALALAMMHVIIGDKLYDRQFVAGHTVGFDELRAHVAEHSPTWAARVTGIPADRIAALARRYATTRPAMIVLGGSSMHKGANGWQGGRAVGCLPALTGNVGVPGGGLGPRHGASVHGQALRSIAVLDRRPPGDYVPNQMARMTEALLERRVRALLLFGTDMVSSFADAAEVAEGLARTELCVSYDLFLNDTARRFADVVLPATGWLEEVGCKSTNTHLYLMPKVLEPPGQTRSLTWVLRELGQRLGLSEFFPWPSEEGPIDAILDHPSTGHATVAALRAEGGIRALRISPVAYPDFRFDTPSGKIEFYSERAQALGLPPLPVYEDLPASSYPLAFRQGRTLTQFHGFYEHGRALPTLAKADPEPYLWIAPSDAAARGVGDGAPIRLYNERGEFRARARVTDKIPAGTVWMRDGWEGLNRLTSGRPSIPDPAVDLFAFGAGQAAFDAMIEVAPA